GTGCGCCGGCGGGCCGGGCTGCGCCTGCCGGAGCACGACGGCGCCGCCGAGGCCCTGGGCTGGCACGCCGATGGCCGGCTGCTGGTGCGGATCTCCGGCTCCGACGACTCCTACCACCTGGTCGACCCGCGGACGGGCCGGGCCCGCCCGCTGGGCGACGTGCTGCCAGGGGAGCCGCTCGGCCTGGCGTTCGGCGTGTCCCGCTGACTCCGGCGGGGCCGTCAGTAGGGCAGGGCCCAGGTGGCGAAGGTCTTGCGCAGGTACGGGTTCTTGAACTTCGGGTACGCCACCGTGCCGGCGTCGCCGTCGGAGGTGTAGCGCATGTCCGGGTTCTTGTTGAGCCAGTCCAGCCAGGCGTCCGAGCAGAACTGGGCGCAGTCGCCCTTCTTCTCCATCACCTTGATGCGCGGGATGCCGCTCGCGTTGAAGGCCTTGCTGAACGGCGCCGGCGCGGGCGTGTAGCCGGCGAGGAACGCGCCCGTGTGGTTGTAGCCCTTGCCGCGCAGCGCCCACTCCGGCTTCTTCGGCTGGTTGCCGTACGGCAGCGCGATGGTGGTGGGCTTCACCGACGACAGCGAGGTGATCTCCCTGCCGATCGAGCCGATCTGCTCCTCGACCTCCTTCTGCGAACGGCCCCGCAGGTTGATGTGGTCGCGGGTGTGGTTGCCGAGGTCGAAGCCGTTGTCCTTCAGCCACTGCAGCGTCTGCGCCTGCTCCTCGCGGCCGATCTTGCCGAACATGTCGCGCGTGACGTACATCGTGGCGACCGGGCGGAAGCCCGGGTGCCGCGCGGCGACCTCCTTGAGTATGGCCACCGCCGTGTCCTTCTGCGGCACGCCGACCTCGTTGAGCGTGAGCTGCGAGGGCGAGGAGTCGTCGAAGGTCAGGACCACGGGATGCTTGCCCGCCGGAATGTCGATCTTGCCGGCCACCATCTCGGCGGCGGTGATCGGCACGTAGTTCTCCTTGACCAGCCGCTCCAGGTCGGCGCGGAACTGCGCCGGCGAGCGGTCGTCGGTCGTGGCCGGCTTGACCACGATGCGGTGGAACATCAGCACCGGGATCTGGCCGAGCTCGTTGGCCTTGGCCCTGGCGGCGCGCTGGATCTTGGCGGCCTTGCTCGCCTTGGCCTTGGCGGCCGCGTCGCTCTTGCTGTCCGCCATCTTGACGGTGTTGGCGGGCTGCGAGTCGCACCCCGTCGTCAGGATCGTCGCGGCGGCAAGCACCCCCAATCCCCCTAGAACACGCAGTCGCATTCGAACCCCCCGAGACGCGTACGACTGTTACGAGGGGGCTCTTACCCAACTGATCAACTGCGCCACGCCGCGTGACCGTCAAGACATGGGAAAGGGGCCGCCCGCGGGCGGCCCCTCGCCGGATGAGGGATGAGGTCTTCAGCCCATCTTCTTCTTGAGGTTCTCGTCCAGCGCGCCCAGGAAGTCCTGGGTGGTCAGCCACTCGGCGTCGCCGCCGACCAGCAGCGCCAGGTCCTTGGTCATCTGGCCGCCCTCGACGGTCTCGACGCAGACCCGCTCCAGGGTGTTGGCGAACTCGGTGACCGCGGGCGTGTTGTCCAGCTTGCCGCGGTGGGCCAGGCCGCGGGTCCACGCGAAGATCGAGGCGATCGGGTTGGTGGAGGTCGGCTTGCCCTGCTGGTGCTGGCGGTAGTGGCGGGTGACCGTGCCGTGCGCGGCCTCGGCCTCGACGGTGCGGCCGTCGGGGGTCATGAGCACCGAGGTCATCAGGCCGAGCGAGCCGAAGCCCTGCGCGACCGTGTC
The Actinomadura luzonensis genome window above contains:
- a CDS encoding polysaccharide deacetylase family protein, translating into MLAAATILTTGCDSQPANTVKMADSKSDAAAKAKASKAAKIQRAARAKANELGQIPVLMFHRIVVKPATTDDRSPAQFRADLERLVKENYVPITAAEMVAGKIDIPAGKHPVVLTFDDSSPSQLTLNEVGVPQKDTAVAILKEVAARHPGFRPVATMYVTRDMFGKIGREEQAQTLQWLKDNGFDLGNHTRDHINLRGRSQKEVEEQIGSIGREITSLSSVKPTTIALPYGNQPKKPEWALRGKGYNHTGAFLAGYTPAPAPFSKAFNASGIPRIKVMEKKGDCAQFCSDAWLDWLNKNPDMRYTSDGDAGTVAYPKFKNPYLRKTFATWALPY